The genomic stretch ctGGTAAGGTGCAAAAGAGGGCAAGGGGTTATATAGAAgtagaataaaaagaaaagaagcggACTTTTCAGTATATCACAGTATACGGAAAAGGAACAGTGgttggaagaagagcaaacatGAACGGgtaaaggagaagaaaacaaaatgcACCTGGTGCAAGGCAAAGTGGAATCAGGATGGCAGAAGACCCACTCCATTTACGCGCTAAGCCGTAATTCATCTCAAGCAAAGCGATAAAACATTCATTGTATTCCTTTAGTGATCATATCCAGCTCCTCTTTGCCATGGACTGGGGTTGTTCTGTGCCCTATAAGCGTTGGGATTGTTGAGTGGGGACGCAGTGTAACCCCGCGGGACTGGTGACGGTGACCGCGCGTTGTAGCTGGGAGGCTCTTGTCGTCCTGAAGCGTCGCTGGGGAACAGTGGAAGGGAGGGATCAACCGGAGAAACTGGGGCTTGACGAGTATTGGGCGCTTGGTCATGGCCGTGCACATCGAGGTTTTGACGGTTAATACTGGCTCCGTTGCCGCTGGAGAAGGAACCGTTGTCATCATCAAATGGACTAGACTTGTAGGCTCCAGTCTTAACATCGCCACGAGCAGCGGCACCCAGGGCATCCAACTCAGTCGTCAGCTGGCCCTGAGACTTGATGAAAGAACCGCGATCATCCCTCATGGGCTGGTACCGCATATCCGGGTTCTTCGAGACAATTGCATAGATAGAAGCGATCAGCACCAGAAGTAAAAGAATCAGCGCGAAAACCGcattgatcacgaagaagacgacgcCCATGACACCTGTTACCAGGCCAGGTTGGTTAAAAACttcggagaagaagagaaggaagatgacgtTGAGGAAATTCACGGCAGCGATGGAGATATTATAGATGTTGGTCTTCTTGTCCATCCATGGCCGCAGAACACTGACGGCAATCAACATACCAGCCTCAAGGATAACCAAGGCAATAGTCATCACAACTGGCGCTTCTTGACTCAGACCAATAAACATGCCTTTAACAAGGATGTAGCCCAGAACTGGAATGACAAAGTAGTATGCAGTCGCCCGGTATTGCACATACAAGAATCCCCATTTGTTCAGACATGTAGGGTCCGAGTAGAGGATGTATGCAGGGTTTTTATGCATGGTGATGGAACGTTTTGCCAGAAGGATGACCTTGAAGGCAGCCCATCCCAGAGCCGcgagaatagaaaagaacatGATCACAGCCAACACAACCTCAGCTGCAGAGTCATGCTGGGTGAATTCCCACAAACAGAGGACGGTCATCTGAGGGAAACCGATTAAAGTAAGTCGGAACAAAATACCGCGGGCGACGATCTTCCAACCGTTACGGAAATCCTGAAACTTATCGGTTTTCATCTTGCCGTTCTTGGCAAGGACCTCACAGCCAGCCTTGAAAAGCGAGACGAGGATCATCACCACAGCcacgaagaaaacgaagaagataagaCCAGTCAGGAAAATATTAGTCGCCTCAATCCCGGCCTTGAACCCAACACGCTTGATACCGCGAACGACAAGATTCGATGTGTTGGCTGTCTCGGATTCGGCACCGGAACCACGCTTGATAATGTCTGATGCTTTCTTGACTAATCCCGTGGCTTCGTCGAGGGTTCGCTTTTTGAGCACTTGCACAGACGTTGTTGAAAGTTCGGAAAGGGTCGTTGAAGGTGTTCCTCCAGTCGATCTTTGATACCAGGTACAAATTGATTCCAGGAATCCGATATGGATGATACCCATACTCCACTGGAAGTTTTGGGTCCACGCCTCAACGATCGGGGGCATATGGACAGATGTCATACCGATCATCGCCTGCGATTGCATAAAGCTGAATAGTGAGAGTGCATTAGCCGCCAC from Aspergillus oryzae RIB40 DNA, chromosome 1 encodes the following:
- a CDS encoding transient receptor potential ion channel family protein (predicted protein), whose translation is MQFKALLSALLLAFLSAPLVTATKLIESNALNLCQDSSNFTATLFKVTFTPNNRSLVFSFDGVAAISGKVKAEIVLDAYGYTALKKEIDPCEMNIGGLCPMSAGPIDVPKAQIDVPQDVVNSIPGIAYTVPDLDASVRIYINSTDTGESIACVEASLSNGKTVYQKGVGWSTAIISGLGLAASAITSGLGHSNTAAHVAANALSLFSFMQSQAMIGMTSVHMPPIVEAWTQNFQWSMGIIHIGFLESICTWYQRSTGGTPSTTLSELSTTSVQVLKKRTLDEATGLVKKASDIIKRGSGAESETANTSNLVVRGIKRVGFKAGIEATNIFLTGLIFFVFFVAVVMILVSLFKAGCEVLAKNGKMKTDKFQDFRNGWKIVARGILFRLTLIGFPQMTVLCLWEFTQHDSAAEVVLAVIMFFSILAALGWAAFKVILLAKRSITMHKNPAYILYSDPTCLNKWGFLYVQYRATAYYFVIPVLGYILVKGMFIGLSQEAPVVMTIALVILEAGMLIAVSVLRPWMDKKTNIYNISIAAVNFLNVIFLLFFSEVFNQPGLVTGVMGVVFFVINAVFALILLLLVLIASIYAIVSKNPDMRYQPMRDDRGSFIKSQGQLTTELDALGAAARGDVKTGAYKSSPFDDDNGSFSSGNGASINRQNLDVHGHDQAPNTRQAPVSPVDPSLPLFPSDASGRQEPPSYNARSPSPVPRGYTASPLNNPNAYRAQNNPSPWQRGAGYDH